A region from the Aeromicrobium choanae genome encodes:
- a CDS encoding MFS transporter has translation MSRDGARTFAHVLVNTLVANVTTSFLWFALTFWVYLETRSVLATGVVGGAYMLMLALFAMLFGTLVDRHRKRDVLVGSSLATAASFLVAGMLYAVLGPGAIVDMTGPWFWLFSGIVLFGSVVESLRNIALSTLVTLLIPADRRDRANGLVGTVQGLAFIVTSVFSGLAIGQLGMGWTLVIANVLTVCTVVHLLFVRIAEEQPAADADGKRPTVDVRGALAAIALVPGLFALIILTTFNNLVSGVFIALVDPYGLTLFTVEEWGLVFGVASTGFIAGGLVIARWGLGANPLRTMLWVLAAMGVINATFTLRESAWLCIAGIWLFLLIVPAVEAAEQTVIQRVVPFASQGRVFGFAQAFEAAAAPVTAFLVAPIAEFWVIPMMETESGAQRWAWLVGYGDARGIALIFFFAGLVMVVISLAAFGTRSYRVLSDRYRDDAESGVTAG, from the coding sequence GTGTCCCGTGACGGAGCGCGGACGTTCGCGCACGTCCTGGTCAACACCCTCGTCGCGAACGTCACCACGAGCTTCCTGTGGTTCGCGCTGACGTTCTGGGTCTACCTCGAGACGCGCTCGGTCCTGGCCACCGGTGTCGTCGGCGGCGCGTACATGCTCATGCTGGCGCTGTTCGCGATGCTGTTCGGGACGCTCGTCGACCGGCACCGCAAGCGCGACGTGCTGGTCGGGTCGAGCCTCGCCACGGCGGCGTCCTTCCTGGTCGCCGGGATGCTCTACGCCGTGCTCGGGCCCGGGGCGATCGTCGACATGACCGGGCCGTGGTTCTGGCTGTTCTCGGGCATCGTCCTGTTCGGCTCGGTCGTGGAGAGCCTGCGCAACATCGCGCTGTCGACCCTCGTGACCCTGCTCATCCCCGCCGACCGGCGTGACCGCGCGAACGGACTCGTCGGCACCGTGCAGGGCCTGGCGTTCATCGTCACCAGCGTCTTCAGCGGGCTCGCGATCGGCCAGCTCGGCATGGGGTGGACGCTCGTCATCGCCAACGTCCTCACGGTGTGCACCGTGGTCCATCTGCTCTTCGTGCGGATCGCCGAGGAGCAGCCCGCGGCCGACGCGGACGGCAAGCGCCCGACGGTCGACGTGCGCGGAGCGCTCGCCGCGATCGCGCTGGTGCCCGGCCTGTTCGCCCTCATCATCCTCACGACGTTCAACAACCTCGTCTCGGGCGTGTTCATCGCGCTCGTCGACCCCTACGGACTGACGCTCTTCACCGTCGAGGAGTGGGGCCTGGTCTTCGGTGTGGCGTCCACGGGCTTCATCGCCGGCGGTCTCGTGATCGCCCGGTGGGGGCTCGGTGCCAATCCGCTTCGCACGATGCTGTGGGTGCTCGCGGCGATGGGCGTCATCAACGCGACCTTCACGTTGCGCGAGTCGGCCTGGCTGTGCATCGCGGGGATCTGGCTCTTCCTGCTGATCGTGCCCGCGGTGGAAGCGGCCGAGCAGACCGTGATCCAGCGCGTGGTGCCGTTCGCCAGCCAGGGTCGGGTGTTCGGGTTCGCCCAGGCCTTCGAGGCGGCCGCGGCCCCCGTCACCGCCTTCCTCGTCGCCCCCATCGCCGAGTTCTGGGTGATCCCGATGATGGAGACCGAGTCCGGCGCGCAGCGGTGGGCCTGGCTGGTGGGGTACGGCGACGCGCGCGGCATCGCGCTGATCTTCTTCTTCGCCGGGCTGGTCATGGTGGTGATCTCGCTGGCGGCGTTCGGGACGCGCTCCTACCGGGTCCTGTCCGACCGCTACCGCGACGATGCGGAGTCCGGCGTGACCGCGGGCTGA
- a CDS encoding YraN family protein, with protein MTYARNQALGAYGERIAADHLRSLGMVILARNWTCQHGEIDIVARDGDTLVVCEVKTRTSTTHGTALEAVSDRKVTILRRSLARWLDVHGVSPDGVRIDVVTVWVPRSGGPRVERIAGVA; from the coding sequence ATGACCTACGCGCGCAACCAGGCCCTCGGCGCCTACGGCGAACGGATCGCCGCCGACCACCTGCGAAGCCTCGGGATGGTGATCCTCGCCCGGAACTGGACCTGCCAGCACGGGGAGATCGACATCGTCGCGCGCGACGGCGACACCCTCGTGGTGTGCGAGGTCAAGACCCGCACCAGCACCACGCACGGCACGGCCCTGGAGGCCGTGTCCGATCGCAAGGTCACGATCCTGCGCCGCTCGTTGGCGCGCTGGCTCGACGTCCACGGCGTGAGCCCTGACGGGGTACGGATCGACGTCGTCACGGTGTGGGTCCCGCGCAGCGGCGGTCCGCGGGTCGAGCGGATCGCGGGGGTGGCGTGA
- a CDS encoding YifB family Mg chelatase-like AAA ATPase — protein MAAVHSIALDGLAGRPVEVEVDIASGLSATVVVGLADATVSEARNRVRSAVVNSGTSWPDTRVTINLAPSSLPKSGPHYDLAMGLGVFAAKAVVPVETLAGTVFLGELALDGRLRPVRGVLPATLAAAEAGFERVVVPESNVNEARLVPSIAVVGVRSLRQVVAMLRGEEEPDDPPVPPLSEAGDGWSGVAPTGELDLTDVVGQDDACLATVIAASGGHHLLLTGPPGVGKTMLAQRLPALLPDLDPSDSLEVSALHSLAGVLPSDLPMLVRPPFLEPHHTASAAAVVGGGSRVVRPGAMSLAHHGVLFLDEAPEFASNVLEALRQPLESGQVAVSRAAQTAVFPARFQLVLATNPCPCGHAGSVMQRCECPAATRRRYADRLSGPIRDRIDIHRTLVEPSRRDLAHGLLARPTTGELAERVAEARRRQRRRLVDTPWRVNAAVPGVELRKAWPAHDDASRLLEQQVRGHKVTPRSADRVLRLAWSIADLCGRDRPTIDDVQAALDLRRGSAIGGELLGLLAAA, from the coding sequence ATGGCGGCCGTGCACTCGATCGCGCTCGACGGCCTCGCGGGACGGCCGGTCGAGGTGGAGGTCGACATCGCCTCCGGGCTCTCGGCCACCGTCGTGGTGGGACTCGCGGACGCCACGGTCAGCGAGGCGCGGAACCGGGTGCGGTCGGCCGTGGTGAACTCGGGCACCTCGTGGCCCGACACCCGCGTCACGATCAACCTCGCGCCGTCCAGCCTGCCCAAGAGCGGTCCTCACTACGACCTGGCCATGGGGCTCGGCGTGTTCGCGGCCAAGGCCGTGGTCCCGGTCGAGACGCTGGCGGGCACCGTCTTCCTCGGCGAGCTGGCCCTCGACGGTCGCCTGCGGCCCGTGCGCGGTGTCCTTCCCGCCACCCTCGCCGCGGCCGAGGCGGGATTCGAGCGTGTCGTGGTCCCCGAGTCCAACGTGAACGAGGCGCGCCTGGTGCCGTCGATCGCCGTGGTCGGCGTGCGGTCGTTGCGCCAGGTCGTCGCGATGCTGCGCGGCGAGGAGGAGCCCGACGACCCGCCCGTGCCGCCGTTGAGCGAGGCGGGGGACGGCTGGAGCGGGGTCGCGCCCACCGGCGAGCTCGACCTCACCGACGTCGTCGGTCAGGACGACGCGTGCCTGGCCACGGTGATCGCGGCCAGCGGTGGTCACCACCTGCTGCTCACGGGCCCACCCGGCGTGGGCAAGACGATGCTCGCGCAGCGCCTGCCTGCGCTGCTGCCCGACCTGGATCCCAGCGACTCGCTCGAGGTCAGCGCCCTGCACTCGCTGGCGGGGGTCCTCCCGTCCGACCTCCCGATGCTGGTGCGACCGCCGTTCCTCGAGCCGCACCACACCGCCAGCGCGGCGGCGGTGGTGGGCGGCGGCAGCCGTGTGGTGCGTCCCGGCGCGATGTCGCTGGCCCACCACGGGGTCCTCTTCCTCGACGAGGCGCCCGAGTTCGCGAGCAACGTCCTCGAGGCCCTGCGCCAGCCGCTGGAGAGCGGGCAGGTCGCGGTGTCGCGGGCCGCGCAGACGGCCGTGTTCCCCGCGCGCTTCCAGCTGGTGCTCGCCACCAACCCGTGCCCGTGCGGTCACGCCGGCTCGGTGATGCAGCGGTGTGAGTGCCCTGCGGCCACGCGGCGGCGCTATGCCGACCGCCTGTCCGGACCGATCCGCGACCGGATCGACATCCACCGCACCCTGGTGGAGCCGTCACGCCGCGATCTCGCGCACGGGCTGCTCGCTCGGCCCACGACCGGCGAGCTGGCTGAGCGGGTGGCCGAGGCACGTCGTCGCCAGCGCCGGCGTCTCGTGGACACGCCGTGGCGCGTCAACGCTGCCGTGCCGGGAGTGGAGCTGCGCAAGGCGTGGCCCGCCCACGACGACGCCAGCCGCCTGCTCGAGCAGCAGGTGCGCGGGCACAAGGTCACGCCGAGATCGGCCGATCGCGTGTTGCGGCTCGCGTGGAGCATCGCCGACCTCTGCGGGCGCGACCGACCCACGATCGACGACGTGCAGGCCGCGCTCGACCTGCGTCGCGGCAGCGCCATCGGTGGCGAGCTCCTCGGTCTCCTGGCGGCGGCATGA
- the dprA gene encoding DNA-processing protein DprA: protein MTRSQSRTRLLLSLVVEAGDPRLVAWRERCDPVELWHAVVRGGPEIPDPWREAAAEAPRRADHALRRAEEAGARWLVPGSAAWPVALDDLDEVDGIGHVAGAPLGLWVRGGGDLSSIAAAPVAVVGARGCTTYGAEAASDIAADCADQGHAVVSGAAFGIDACAHRGALLAGGPTVAVLACGVDVDYPRAHAALLRRIGEEGLVISEFAPGAEPQRHRFLVRNRLIAALSVGVVVVEAARRSGSLNTLHWADQLGRTTMVVPGPITSQASCGTHLAVRDGKALLVTSGRDVVADTFGVVDADLPAISPAARRVWLRLGTEPQPAEQVAAALRLSPVAVLRALRELERHAVVAGDENGWRRDRVPGGTQGVG, encoded by the coding sequence ATGACCAGGAGCCAGTCCCGCACCCGGCTGCTGCTCTCGCTCGTGGTGGAGGCCGGTGATCCCCGCCTCGTGGCGTGGCGCGAGCGGTGTGACCCCGTCGAGCTCTGGCACGCGGTGGTCCGGGGCGGCCCCGAGATCCCCGACCCGTGGCGCGAGGCTGCCGCGGAGGCGCCGCGGCGGGCCGACCACGCGCTGCGGAGGGCCGAGGAGGCCGGCGCACGATGGCTCGTCCCCGGCTCCGCTGCATGGCCGGTGGCCCTCGACGACCTCGACGAGGTCGACGGCATCGGCCACGTGGCCGGAGCTCCGCTCGGGCTCTGGGTCCGCGGCGGCGGTGACCTGTCCTCGATCGCGGCCGCGCCGGTGGCCGTGGTCGGCGCGCGCGGCTGCACGACCTATGGGGCCGAGGCCGCCAGCGACATCGCCGCCGACTGCGCCGACCAGGGTCACGCCGTCGTCAGCGGCGCCGCGTTCGGGATCGACGCCTGCGCTCACCGCGGGGCGCTGCTCGCGGGTGGGCCCACGGTGGCGGTGCTGGCGTGCGGCGTCGACGTCGACTACCCGCGGGCCCACGCGGCCCTGCTGCGCCGCATCGGCGAGGAGGGACTGGTGATCAGCGAGTTCGCGCCCGGTGCCGAGCCGCAACGGCACCGCTTCCTGGTGCGCAACCGGCTCATCGCGGCGCTGAGCGTCGGTGTGGTGGTCGTCGAGGCGGCCCGCCGCAGCGGATCGCTCAACACGCTGCACTGGGCCGACCAGCTGGGTCGCACCACGATGGTCGTGCCCGGCCCGATCACGTCGCAGGCCTCGTGCGGCACCCACCTCGCGGTCCGCGACGGCAAGGCGCTCCTGGTCACCTCCGGCCGCGACGTCGTGGCCGACACCTTCGGCGTCGTGGACGCCGACCTGCCGGCGATCAGCCCCGCCGCGCGGCGGGTGTGGCTGCGACTCGGAACCGAGCCCCAACCGGCCGAACAGGTGGCCGCCGCGCTGCGCCTCAGCCCCGTCGCGGTGCTGCGCGCGCTGCGTGAGCTCGAGCGTCACGCGGTGGTCGCGGGCGACGAGAACGGGTGGCGTCGCGACCGCGTCCCCGGTGGCACGCAGGGGGTAGGTTGA
- a CDS encoding class I SAM-dependent methyltransferase translates to MNHSEAMDPAQADEVFAHWEDKYGTSDGVWSGHVNTALAQIAADLPAGRALDLGAGEGGDALWLAERGWTVTGIDISPTALARAESAAERAGLSERVTWVAADLDTWSSTRSFDLVTASFLQSPVALDRARILRTGADRVAVDGHLLVIAHAEAPPWAHAHDHEHVQEMDFPSPESDLAMLDLPADAWRTVVAEVRDRTAFAPSGDQVVLRDGVLLLQRLA, encoded by the coding sequence GTGAACCACTCCGAGGCCATGGATCCCGCGCAGGCCGACGAGGTCTTCGCGCACTGGGAGGACAAGTACGGCACCAGCGACGGTGTGTGGTCGGGGCACGTCAACACCGCGCTCGCGCAGATCGCCGCCGACCTCCCCGCGGGCAGGGCGCTCGATCTCGGCGCAGGAGAGGGCGGGGACGCCCTGTGGCTGGCCGAGCGCGGCTGGACCGTCACGGGCATCGACATCTCCCCGACGGCCCTCGCGCGTGCCGAGTCCGCGGCGGAGCGCGCCGGCCTGAGCGAGCGGGTCACCTGGGTGGCCGCCGACCTCGACACGTGGTCCTCCACCCGTTCCTTCGACCTCGTCACGGCGTCGTTCCTCCAGTCGCCGGTCGCCCTCGACCGTGCCCGGATCCTCAGGACGGGAGCCGACCGCGTGGCGGTGGACGGGCACCTGCTCGTCATCGCCCATGCCGAGGCGCCGCCGTGGGCCCACGCGCACGACCACGAGCACGTGCAGGAGATGGACTTCCCGTCGCCCGAGTCCGACCTCGCGATGCTCGACCTCCCGGCCGATGCCTGGCGCACGGTCGTCGCGGAGGTGCGCGACCGCACCGCGTTCGCTCCCAGCGGGGATCAGGTCGTGCTGCGCGACGGGGTCCTGCTGCTGCAGCGCCTCGCCTGA
- a CDS encoding MogA/MoaB family molybdenum cofactor biosynthesis protein — MSEADRRALGVVVCSTRAADGTREDLTGPRIAQWGRDRGFEVSGPHVVPDGPEVADILRRLVDQGCALVLTTGGTGFTDDDHTPEATSALIDRPAPGIAEALRARGLRTTPHAALSRGVAGISGRTLLVNLPGSTGGVREGLEVLGELVDHALDQLGHGRPSERPLHT, encoded by the coding sequence ATGAGTGAGGCGGACCGCCGCGCCCTGGGCGTCGTCGTCTGCTCCACGCGGGCGGCCGACGGAACTCGGGAGGACCTCACCGGACCTCGGATCGCGCAGTGGGGACGGGACCGCGGCTTCGAGGTGTCGGGCCCTCACGTCGTGCCCGACGGGCCGGAGGTGGCCGACATCCTGCGCCGGCTCGTCGACCAGGGCTGTGCGCTGGTCCTGACCACCGGAGGGACCGGGTTCACCGACGACGATCACACGCCCGAGGCGACCTCCGCGCTCATCGACCGTCCAGCCCCGGGCATCGCGGAGGCCCTGCGCGCCCGCGGACTGCGCACGACTCCGCACGCCGCGCTCTCACGCGGAGTGGCCGGGATCAGTGGGCGCACGCTCCTGGTGAACCTTCCCGGCTCCACCGGAGGGGTCCGCGAGGGCCTCGAGGTGCTCGGCGAGCTCGTCGATCACGCGCTGGACCAGCTCGGTCACGGCAGGCCGAGCGAGCGCCCGCTGCACACCTGA
- the moaC gene encoding cyclic pyranopterin monophosphate synthase MoaC, which produces MSTGPNDEKDLSHYRADGSAHMVDVSGKATTRRQATASGLLRTRADVVERIMTGDLPKGEALATARIAGILAAKQTPFLVPMCHPLSLAAITVDFRALDDAVRIEATVATTGPTGVEMEALTAVSVAALTLFDMVKAVDHTARIDALQVEAKTGGTHDWTRDE; this is translated from the coding sequence ATGAGCACCGGCCCGAACGACGAGAAGGACCTGTCGCACTACCGTGCCGACGGCAGCGCGCACATGGTCGACGTGTCGGGGAAGGCGACCACGAGACGGCAGGCCACCGCCTCGGGCCTGCTGCGGACCCGGGCCGACGTCGTCGAGCGGATCATGACCGGTGACCTGCCCAAGGGCGAGGCGCTGGCGACCGCGCGGATCGCGGGGATCCTGGCCGCGAAGCAGACGCCCTTCCTCGTGCCGATGTGCCATCCGCTTTCCCTCGCGGCGATCACCGTCGACTTCCGTGCCCTCGACGACGCGGTGCGGATCGAGGCGACCGTGGCGACGACCGGTCCGACCGGAGTCGAGATGGAGGCGCTGACCGCGGTCAGCGTGGCCGCACTGACGCTGTTCGACATGGTGAAGGCGGTCGACCACACCGCGCGGATCGATGCCCTGCAGGTCGAGGCGAAGACCGGCGGGACCCACGACTGGACCCGCGATGAGTGA
- a CDS encoding molybdopterin molybdotransferase MoeA: MSRSVEEHVHEVAEAIRRAARRRAQDPPLLRPVTEELTGRLATPAVARLDVPGFDNSQMDGFAVHAADLARADIAPVTLPTVAHVVAGDARPPRLDPGSVAPIMTGAPIPLGADAVVPVERTGAGEFGPVDGGTLVEFREPVEPGTFVRTVGADVTSGAEVLEAGAPLHPAAIGALVVAGVESVEVAPPLRLAVVGTGAELVSGAVPDSNSRALAAHARELGLPVTTHLVPDDPDLLRDVLAQLAAGHDLIVTTGGVSAGTREVVRQTLEGTPGAWFDHVAVQPGGPQGLASVRLGDREVPVVCLPGNPVSVLVSFELFLRAPLARAAGRVAQRPSGSALLAEPLVSPAGRLQARRGTLTADGSVSLVGAAGSHLAVSYARADVLVLVPEHVTALEAGDTVEWWRIA; this comes from the coding sequence ATGAGCAGATCCGTCGAGGAACACGTCCACGAGGTGGCGGAGGCGATCCGGCGCGCCGCTCGCCGGCGCGCCCAGGACCCGCCGCTCCTGCGACCCGTGACCGAGGAGCTCACCGGCCGCCTCGCCACGCCCGCCGTCGCGCGCCTGGACGTGCCGGGGTTCGACAACAGTCAGATGGACGGCTTCGCGGTCCACGCCGCGGATCTCGCCCGCGCCGACATCGCGCCCGTGACGCTGCCCACCGTGGCGCACGTCGTCGCCGGGGACGCCCGGCCGCCCCGACTCGACCCGGGGTCCGTCGCGCCGATCATGACGGGCGCCCCGATCCCGCTCGGCGCCGACGCGGTCGTCCCCGTGGAGCGCACCGGGGCGGGCGAGTTCGGCCCGGTGGACGGAGGGACACTGGTCGAGTTCCGCGAGCCCGTCGAGCCAGGCACCTTCGTGCGCACCGTCGGCGCCGACGTCACCTCCGGCGCAGAGGTCCTGGAGGCCGGTGCGCCCCTCCACCCGGCCGCGATCGGCGCCCTCGTGGTGGCGGGCGTCGAGTCGGTCGAGGTCGCGCCGCCCCTGAGGCTGGCCGTCGTGGGCACCGGTGCCGAGCTGGTGAGCGGAGCGGTCCCCGACTCGAACTCCCGGGCGCTGGCCGCCCATGCCCGCGAGCTCGGGCTCCCCGTCACCACGCACCTCGTGCCCGACGATCCCGACCTGCTGCGCGACGTGCTGGCGCAGCTGGCCGCCGGCCACGACCTCATCGTGACGACGGGTGGGGTGAGCGCAGGAACCCGCGAGGTCGTCCGCCAGACCCTGGAGGGGACACCGGGCGCGTGGTTCGACCACGTCGCGGTGCAGCCCGGCGGACCGCAGGGCCTGGCCTCGGTGCGTCTCGGCGACCGCGAGGTCCCGGTCGTGTGCCTGCCCGGCAACCCGGTCAGCGTGCTCGTCTCGTTCGAGCTGTTCCTCCGAGCGCCACTCGCCCGCGCGGCAGGACGGGTGGCCCAGCGGCCCTCGGGATCGGCGCTCCTCGCGGAGCCGTTGGTCTCCCCCGCCGGCCGGCTGCAGGCGCGTCGCGGCACGCTGACGGCCGACGGCAGCGTCAGCCTGGTCGGTGCGGCCGGCTCGCACCTCGCGGTGTCCTACGCCCGGGCCGATGTCCTCGTCCTCGTGCCTGAGCACGTCACGGCACTCGAGGCCGGCGATACCGTGGAGTGGTGGAGGATCGCATGA
- a CDS encoding TOBE domain-containing protein, whose protein sequence is MSQVRVADAADFLGVSTDTVRRLIASGRLAAGKDGSGRTVVDGRGLADYVRVEGRSAADPTAVGRSARNRFVGIVTEVLSDRVMSQVELQCGAHRVVSLISTESVRELGLEPGVVAVAVVKATNVAIEIAKEQP, encoded by the coding sequence ATGTCTCAAGTGCGTGTTGCTGACGCCGCTGACTTCCTCGGAGTCAGCACCGACACCGTACGCCGCCTGATCGCGTCCGGCCGGCTCGCCGCAGGCAAGGACGGGTCCGGTCGCACGGTGGTGGACGGGCGGGGCCTGGCCGACTACGTGCGGGTCGAGGGCAGGTCGGCGGCCGACCCGACCGCCGTCGGCCGCTCGGCGCGGAACCGGTTCGTCGGCATCGTGACCGAGGTGCTCAGCGATCGCGTCATGTCCCAGGTCGAGCTGCAGTGCGGCGCGCACCGGGTCGTGTCGCTCATCAGCACGGAGTCGGTCCGCGAGCTCGGCCTCGAGCCGGGTGTCGTCGCGGTGGCGGTGGTCAAGGCCACGAACGTCGCGATCGAGATCGCCAAGGAGCAGCCGTGA
- the modA gene encoding molybdate ABC transporter substrate-binding protein, producing the protein MRRAGVAALALVALLTVAGCGGSDGDQVEQRTLTVFAAASLTSTFTELAERFEAEHEGVEVRLSFGGSSDLAAQIAEGAPADVFAAADEQTMARVTGASDAALAPEVFATNTLQIATPADAPDRVRDLADLADPALKVVLCAPQVPCGAATRTLLAKNALDVEPVSEEQSVTDVLGKVTSGEADAGVVYRTDVIGAGDTVRGVDAARAGEVVNRYPVVALDDGEPAGAFVRFVTSGAGREILVAAGFGTP; encoded by the coding sequence GTGAGGCGTGCCGGCGTCGCGGCGCTCGCCCTGGTCGCCCTGCTGACGGTCGCCGGCTGCGGCGGGAGCGACGGTGACCAGGTCGAGCAGCGCACGCTGACGGTGTTCGCTGCGGCCTCGCTGACGTCCACGTTCACCGAGCTCGCGGAGCGCTTCGAGGCCGAGCACGAAGGCGTGGAGGTCCGGCTCTCGTTCGGTGGCTCGTCCGACCTCGCCGCCCAGATCGCCGAGGGTGCGCCGGCCGACGTGTTCGCCGCGGCGGACGAGCAGACCATGGCGCGGGTGACCGGTGCGTCCGATGCCGCGCTGGCCCCCGAGGTCTTCGCGACGAACACGCTGCAGATCGCGACGCCCGCCGACGCGCCCGATCGCGTGCGGGACCTGGCCGACCTCGCCGACCCTGCGCTGAAGGTGGTCCTGTGCGCTCCTCAGGTGCCGTGCGGCGCAGCCACCCGCACCCTGCTGGCCAAGAACGCGCTGGACGTGGAGCCGGTCAGCGAGGAGCAGTCGGTGACCGACGTGCTGGGGAAGGTGACCAGCGGGGAGGCCGACGCGGGAGTCGTCTACCGCACCGACGTGATCGGCGCGGGCGACACCGTGCGAGGCGTCGACGCGGCGCGGGCGGGCGAGGTGGTCAATCGGTACCCGGTCGTGGCCCTGGACGACGGCGAGCCGGCAGGGGCGTTCGTCCGGTTCGTCACGAGCGGGGCGGGACGCGAGATCCTCGTGGCCGCCGGCTTCGGCACACCATGA
- a CDS encoding ABC transporter permease codes for MTGRSDVPRWIAIPALVGLALLALPLAGLVLRVEWGDFLGLVTSESSRAALGLSLRTATASTVLCLVLGVPLSLLLARSSGRWTSVVRAVVLVPLVLPPVVGGIALLATFGRRGWLGEHLETLGIEIAFTTVAVVLAQTFVSLPFLVITLEGALRAADPGYADVAATLGAAPGRVLSRVTLPLAAPGLVAGTVLSFARALGEFGATVTFAGSLQGVTRALPTEIYLQREVDPDAAAALAFLLVAVAVVVIAVVHRPGRSPW; via the coding sequence ATGACGGGCCGGTCCGACGTCCCGCGCTGGATCGCGATCCCCGCGCTCGTCGGGCTCGCGCTGCTGGCGCTGCCGCTGGCCGGACTGGTGCTGCGCGTGGAGTGGGGCGACTTCCTCGGGCTCGTGACGAGCGAGTCCTCCCGGGCGGCGCTCGGCCTGAGCCTGCGGACCGCGACCGCCAGCACGGTGCTGTGCCTCGTGCTCGGCGTGCCGCTGTCGCTGCTGCTCGCCCGCTCCTCGGGTCGCTGGACGTCGGTCGTGCGCGCGGTCGTCCTGGTGCCGCTGGTGCTGCCTCCCGTGGTCGGCGGCATCGCGCTGCTGGCCACGTTCGGGCGGCGCGGCTGGCTCGGCGAGCACCTCGAGACCCTCGGCATCGAGATCGCGTTCACCACGGTGGCCGTGGTGCTGGCGCAGACGTTCGTGTCGCTGCCGTTCCTCGTCATCACCCTCGAGGGCGCCCTGCGTGCCGCCGACCCGGGGTATGCGGACGTGGCCGCCACGCTCGGCGCGGCGCCCGGCAGGGTCCTGAGCCGTGTGACGCTGCCCCTCGCGGCGCCTGGGCTCGTCGCCGGCACGGTGCTGTCCTTCGCGCGGGCGCTCGGAGAGTTCGGTGCCACGGTGACGTTCGCCGGCAGCCTGCAGGGGGTGACCCGCGCGCTGCCGACCGAGATCTACCTGCAGCGCGAGGTCGACCCCGATGCGGCCGCGGCCCTGGCGTTCCTGCTGGTGGCGGTGGCCGTCGTCGTCATCGCGGTCGTGCACCGTCCGGGGAGGTCGCCGTGGTGA
- a CDS encoding ABC transporter ATP-binding protein translates to MVSLAAWVRDPARGVDVRLDLAAGETVALMGPNGAGKSTVLATVAGLLRPAEAHVRVGDRVLAGEGQWVPPHRRSVALLGQQPRLFPHLTVRENVAFGPRSAGRKDADLAEHWLDWVGASALADRRPRELSGGQAQRVAIARALATEPDVVLLDEPLASLDVEAVPEVRRLLRRVLAETTTVLVTHDPLDAMTLADRAVIVEAGRVVHEGTARDVLTHPRSAFGAALAGVNLVEGVVTGPDHLRSPDGRELAGTARGAMDLGSAATATFAPSAVAVHRERPGGSPRNVLPGVVTGIEVRGTTCRLEISGWLADVTTAAAAELELEPGRDVWMSIKATEVRLDPA, encoded by the coding sequence GTGGTGAGCCTCGCGGCCTGGGTCCGCGATCCAGCCCGCGGAGTCGACGTGCGGCTCGATCTGGCCGCGGGCGAGACCGTGGCGCTGATGGGGCCGAACGGGGCCGGGAAGTCGACGGTGCTGGCCACCGTCGCCGGCCTCCTGCGGCCGGCCGAGGCGCACGTCCGCGTGGGCGACCGGGTCCTGGCGGGGGAGGGGCAATGGGTGCCGCCCCATCGCCGGTCCGTGGCGCTGCTGGGCCAGCAACCGCGGCTGTTCCCGCACCTGACGGTGCGTGAGAACGTCGCGTTCGGGCCGCGGAGCGCCGGTCGCAAGGACGCCGACCTCGCCGAACACTGGCTGGACTGGGTGGGGGCATCGGCGCTGGCGGACCGCCGTCCGCGCGAGCTGTCGGGCGGGCAGGCCCAGCGGGTGGCGATCGCCCGAGCCCTCGCGACGGAACCCGACGTCGTGCTGCTGGACGAGCCGCTGGCGTCGCTGGACGTCGAGGCCGTCCCGGAGGTGCGACGCCTCCTGCGCCGGGTGCTGGCCGAGACCACGACCGTGCTCGTGACCCACGACCCCCTCGACGCGATGACGCTGGCCGACCGTGCGGTGATCGTGGAGGCCGGACGTGTGGTCCACGAGGGCACCGCGCGTGACGTGCTCACGCACCCGCGCAGCGCGTTCGGTGCCGCCCTCGCGGGGGTGAACCTCGTGGAGGGCGTGGTCACCGGACCCGACCACCTGCGCAGCCCCGACGGACGTGAGCTCGCGGGCACCGCGCGGGGCGCGATGGACTTGGGCTCGGCCGCGACGGCCACCTTCGCTCCCAGCGCCGTGGCGGTCCATCGCGAGCGGCCGGGCGGGAGCCCGCGCAACGTCCTGCCCGGGGTGGTCACCGGGATCGAGGTCCGCGGGACGACCTGCCGCCTGGAGATCTCGGGGTGGCTCGCCGACGTGACCACCGCGGCAGCCGCCGAGCTGGAGCTCGAGCCGGGGCGTGACGTCTGGATGAGCATCAAGGCCACCGAGGTCCGGCTCGACCCGGCCTGA